Part of the Oncorhynchus masou masou isolate Uvic2021 unplaced genomic scaffold, UVic_Omas_1.1 unplaced_scaffold_9280, whole genome shotgun sequence genome is shown below.
atagctaaatcccaggaccctcatagctacccctcatagctaaaccccaggaccctcatagcttcccctcatagctaaaccccgggaccctcatagctacccctcatagctaaatcccaggaccctcatagctacccctcatagctaaatcccaggaccctcatagctacccctcatagctaaatcccaggaccctcatagctacccctcatagctaaatcccaggaccctcatagctacccctcatagctaaatcccaggaccctcatagctacccctcatagctaaatcccaggaccctcatagctacccctcatagctaaatcccaggaccctcatagctaaaccccaggaccctcatagctacccctcatagctaaaccccagaATTATCATAGcttcccctcatagctaaaccccaggaccATCATTGGtacccctcatagctaaaccccaggatcatcatagcttcccctcatagctaaaccccaggatcatcatagcttcccctcatagctaaaccccaggaccatcatagcttcccctcatagctaaatcccaggaccatcatagcttcccctcatagctaaaccccaggatcatcatagcttcccctcatagctaaaccccggGACCATCATAGcttcccctcatagctaaaccccgggaccctcatagctacccctcatagctaaatcccaggaccctcatagctacccctcatagctaaatcccaggaccctcatagctacccctcatagctaaatcccaggaccctcatagctacccctcatagctaaatcccaggaccctcatagctacccctcatagctaaatcccaggaccctcatagctaaaccccaggaccctcatagctacccctcatagctaaaccccaggattatcatagcttcccctcatagctaaaccccaggaccATCATTGGtacccctcatagctaaaccccaggatcatcatagcttcccctcatagctaaaccccaggatcatcatagcttcccctcatagctaaaccccaggaccatcatagcttcccctcatagctaaatcccaggaccatcatagcttcccctcatagctaaaccccaggatcatcatagcttcccctcatagctaaaccccggGACCATCATAGcttcccctcatagctaaaccccgggaccctcatagctaaaccccggGACCCTCATAGcttcccctcatagctaaaccccaggatcatcatagcttcccctcatagctaaaccccaggaccCTCATAGCTACCCTCATAGCCCCAGGACCATCATAGCTTCCCCTCATAGCTAAATCCCAGGACCATCATAGCttccctcatagctaaaccccaggatCATCATAGCTTCCTCTCATAGCTAAAATCCCGGGACCCTCATAGCttccctcatagctaaaccctgggaccctcatagctacccctcatagctaaaccccggGACCCATCATAGctcccctcatagctaaaccccaggaccctcatagctacccctcatagctaaatcccaggaccctcatagctacccctcatagctaaaccccaggaccctcatagctacccctcatagctaaaccccaggaccATCATAGCCCTCCCTCATAGCTAAATCCCAGGACCATCATAGCTtccccctcatagctaaaccccggGATCATCATAGCttccctcatagctaaaccccggGACCACTCATAgctacccctcatagctaaatccccaggaccctcatagctacccctcatagctaaatcccaggaccctcatagctacccctcatagctaaatcccaggaccctcatagctacccctcatagctaaatcccaggaccctcatagctacccctcatagctaaatcccaggaccctcatagctacccctcatagctaaatcccaggaccctcatagctacccctcatagctaaatcccaggaccctcatagccacccccctcatagctaaatcccaggaccctcatagctacccctcatagctaaatcccaggaccctcatagctacccctcatagctaaaTCCCAGGACCTCATAGCTAAACCCAGGACCCTCATAGCTACCTCATGGCTAAACCCCAGAATTACATAGCTTCCCCTCATAGCTAAATCCCAGGACCATCATAGCTACCCTCATAGCTAAATCCCAGGACCTCATTGCtaccctcatagctaaaccccaggatcatcatagcttcccctcatagctaaaccctCAGGACCATCATAGCTACCCCCTCATAGCTAAATCCCAGGACCATCATAGCttccctcatagctaaaccccggGACCATCATAgctacccctcatagctaaaccccaggaccATCATGGCTTCCTCATAGCTAAACCCAGGACCCCCATAgctacccctcatagctaaatcccaggaccctcatagctacccctcatagctaaaTCCCGGGACCCTCATAGCTACCCTCATAGCTAAATCCCAGGACCCTCATAgctacccctcatagctaaatcccaggaccctcatagctaccctcatagctaaatcccaggaccctcatagctaaaccccaggaccctcatagctacccctcatagctaaaccccagaATTATCATAGCttccctcatagctaaaccccaggaccATCATTGGtacccctcatagctaaaccccaggatCATCATAGCttccctcatagctaaaccccaggatCATCATAGCttccctcatagctaaaccccaggaccATCATAGCTTCCCCTCATAGCTAAATCCCAGGACCATCATAGCttccctcatagctaaaccccaggatCATCATAGCttccctcatagctaaaccccggGACCATCATAGCTTCCCTCATAGCTAAACCGGGACCCTATGGCTAAACCCCGACCCTCATAGcttcccctcatagctaaaccccaggatCATCATAGCttccctcatagctaaaccccaggaccctcatagcttccctcatagctaaaccccaggaccctcatagctaaacccccaGGATCATCATAGCttccctcatagctaaaccccaggatcatcatagcttcccctcatagctaaaccccaggatCATCATAGCTTCCTCTCATAGCTAAACCCCGGGACCCTCATAGcttcccctcatagctaaaccccaggaccctcatagcttcccctcatagctaaaccccggGACCCTCATAGcttcccctcatagctaaaccccaggaccctcatagctaaaccccaggatcatcatagcttcccctcatagctaaaccccaggatcatcatagcttcccctcatagctaaaccccaggatcatcatagcttcccctcatagctaaaccccggGACCCTCATAGcttcccctcatagctaaaccccggGACCCTCATAGcttcccctcatagctaaaccccggGACCCTCATAGCttccctcatagctaaaccctGCACCTTTCATAGCTAAACCCAGGATCATCATAGCTTCTCAGCTAAAACCCCAGGATCATCATAGCttcctcatagctaaaccccaggatcatcatagcttcccctcatagctaaaccctGGACCCTCATAGCttccctcatagctaaaccccgaCCCCCATAGCttccctcatagctaaacccccgGGACCTCATAGCttccctcatagctaaaccccaggatCATCATAGCttccctcatagctaaaccccaggatCATCATAGCTTCCCTCATAGCTGGGACCCTCATAATAGCttccctcatagctaaaccccaggaccctcatagcttccctcatagctaaaccccaggaccctcatagctaccctcatagctaaaccccaggaccctcatagcttcccctcatagctaaaccccaggatcatcatagcttcccctcatagctaaaccccaggatcatcatagcttcccctcatagctaaaccccggGACCCTCATAGcttcccctcatagctaaaccccaggaccctcatagcttcccctcatagctaaaccccaggatCATCATAGCTTCCCTCATAGCTAAAAACTCCCAGGACCATCACAGCttcctcatagctaaaccccaggaccctcatagctacccctcatagctaaaTCCCAGGACCCTCATAGCTACCCCCACCTCATAGCTAAATCCCAGGACCCTCATAgctacccctcatagctaaaTCCCAGGACCCTCATAGCTACCCTCATAGCTAAATCCCAGGACCTCATAGCTtaccctcatagctaaaccccaggaccctcatagctacccctcatagctaaaccccaggatCATCATAGCTatccctcatagctaaaccccaggaccATCATGgctacccctcatagctaaaccccaggatCCTCACAGCttccctcatagctaaaccccaggatCATCATAGCttccctcatagctaaaccccaggaccatcatagctacccctcatagctaaaTCCCAGGACCATCATAGCTTctcctcatagctaaaccccaggaccTCTGATCATAGCTTACCCCTCATAGCTAAATCCCAGGACCATCATAGCttccctcatagctaaaccccaggaccctcatagcttaccctcatagctaaaccccaggaccAGCTCCCCATAGCTAAATCCCCAGGACCTCATAGCTACCCCCAGGCTAAACCCCAGGATCATCACAGCTTCCCTCATAGCTAAATCCCAGGACCCTCATAGcttcccctcatagctaaaccccaggaccctcatagctagctacccctcatagctaaaTCCCAGGACCTCATAGCTTctcctcatagctaaaccccaggaccATCATAGCTTCCCTCATAGCTAAAACCCCAGgaccctcatagctaaaccccaggatCATCATAgcctcatagctaaaccccaggatcatcatagcttcccctcatagctaaaccccaggatcatcatagcttcccctcatagctaaaccccggGACCCTCATAGcttcccctcatagctaaaccccggGACCCTCATAGcttcccctcatagctaaaccccaggaccctcatagcttcccctcatagctaaaccccaggatcatcatagcttcccctcatagctaaaccccaggatCATCATAGCTTCCTCATAGCTAAACTcccaggacctcatgctaccctCATAGCTAATCCCAGATTCttcatagctaaaccccaggatCATCATAGCttccctcatagctaaaccccaggaccctcatagcttcccctcatagctaaaccccggGACCATCATAGcttcccctcatagctaaaccccaggaccctcatagctacccctcatagctaaaccccaggaccctcatagcttctcctcatagctaaaccccaggaccctcatagctcccctcatagctaaaccccaggatCCTCATAGctcctcatagctaaaccccaggatCATCATAGCTTctcctcatagctaaaccccaggatCATCTATAGcttcccctcatagctaaaccccaggaccCTCATAGCTCCCCTCATGGCTAAACCCCAGGACCTCATAGCTTctcctcatagctaaaccccaggaccctcatagcttccctcatagctaaaccccaggatCACTCATAGCttccctcatagctaaaccccaggaccCTCTATCCCTATGCTAAACCCGGGACCCTCATAGcttcccctcatagctaaaccccaggaccctcatagcttcccctcatagctaaaccccaggaccCTCATAGCTCCTAGACTCCTCATGGCCAAACCCCGGACCTCATAGCttccctcatagctaaaccccggGACCCTCATAGcttcccctcatagctaaaccccaggaccTCATAGCTAACCCGGACCCTCATAGCTAAGACCCCCTAGCTGAACCCgctcatagctaaaccccaggaccctcatagctaaaccccaggaccctcatagctaaaccccaggaccCTCATAATACCAGTAGCACCAGTGTACTTGCCAGAACAGACACAGTAAGATAAGAAAAGAAAATAGATGAGATGAACTCATATTGATTCTGACCATCTGTATGTTGTCGGTGGTGTTATGGAAGTTGTGTTCGCTGTCCTCCATGGTCATCTGATGGGCGTCCTGACTCTGAGGGATGTGGGACATCTCTGCCTTTGTCTTGTACTCCAACAGGAGGATTGCAGGCGGCACCAGGATACTGAGGATCACCTAGAGATACATTAttatattttgtttttaaatgtatgtatttattGTATATGTTTATTTATGTTTACTCAGGAGGGACCAGGATAATGAGAATCACCTGGAAAAacataatacatctataataaccATCCAAGCACAGAGCCATGTGGAACACTAttgcatgtgtatatatatatatatatgtatatatatagccgGGCAGTGTCACCTTGTACCAGGAGTTCTTCCTCATGTTGAGTCGTCCCATCCACATGTCTGACAGCAGCAGCTGGGTACAGGTGTGAGCCACGAAGGGTCGTAACCGCGACGACACGGCCAGCTTCAGACAGGTGCTGTTACTCCAGTTCTTCAGTTCGTAGGTCAGCAGTTTCATCGCCATGGTTTCATCCTGTCTGAATGACTGCTCCAGGAGGTCCACTGCTAGGGTGCCAAATTCACTATGAAATAATAATCATCATCAACCTTACATTACTCCAGACATCATCCCTCTGAACATGACACATACCACAGTATCAAACTCACTGAAAACACCATCAATAACATCCTCATCAGTCACCATAACACAGCTCCTCATGGTCACAAAAATAGTCTGATACATCACATACTAATACTCAGTAATACTCATACTTCAAGTAGCCTTGAGTATTAGTGACTACTAGTAGTAATGCATCATACTTGGAGCACTTAAAGTATTAGTATGTAATCTGTCACATATATAGTAGTCTTGAGTATTAGTGAGGATCGAAGAGTCCTAGTTATTTGGTGTGTAATGTGTCATACTTGGAGTAGTCCTTGAGTTCCTGGGAGGTGTCGTCGACCACGCCACTCTTCTTGGCCTCATAGCCCATGGAGCGACAGAGTTTACAGGCCACCAGGGccttggccatgctttcctccccATGCTGCCAGAAGAACAGAGACATCTTCTGCCTATTCATCAGGACGGCCCACATCAGCAGCTCATTGAACGGGTACGGGAACCTGCGTGTCTCCGGGTCATCGATGTCAACTATCTCCTCCTTGGCTTTTTTCTTGGACTGGTCTGTCGCCGACTCCAActaagagggagaggggtgggcgtCAAGAGGGCGATTTGAATAATCTGATGGGTCAGTTCTGTGGgtttgtatggctgtgtgtgtgtgtgtgtgtgtgtgtgtgtgtgtgtgtgtacacacctTGGGTTTGTagtgatttgatttatttatttcattcatGCTTGCAGTCAACAAGAGTAATGCAGAATGCACAGTTACTTCAAAAACAAGATACTacattaaatttaaaaaaaggtcCCATCTTACAAGAAATTACAGTTTAAAGTGTCACATTTTGTTATTAAAAAGTCTGATGGCAGATTTCAATGGTAGAATTTTTCAGCCTATTTTTCCTTGCGTACTCTGCCAGTACTCCCCCCTTCTCTGTGGTAGGAGATCCTGTAGACGGTAGTCAGGTTGGTGCATGTCAGTGACCAATCTTACTGCTGCTTGCTCTCTCCATGGCTGTAGTGGTGGAAGGGTCAGTGGGATGTCTCTGTTTTTGTTATTATCTTGCTTGTCCTTTCCTGTACCTTATCCAGCGCAGCTTGCTGCATCTTTGTGCAGCCTACCAGCAACACACTGTCATATTCCAGGCATGGTCAGATTACATTGGTATAGATTTCCACAAGGTCATCAGTGGACAGGCTGTTTCTTGCCATCACACAAGTCACAGTGTGTTCTCAAATATGACTCTCcatgttgtgcgtgtgtgtgtgtgtgtgtgtgtgtgtaccttgggtTTGTATGGCTGTGCTGTCTTGATGAAGTGGTTGTGTCTGGTCTTCTCCTTCTTGTCGGCCTGGATACTGAACGACTCTTGACTCTTCCTCAGGTGGGACCCAGGCCCTGCAGAGTGGCGACCTgacctctggagagagacagaaaaagtaGGAGAACAGTTTACTTTCACCATTACTCTAAATTAATCAATCAGTGAAAGATCAAAATAACCTGTGTGAACAATGAGTTTAACCCTTGACCCTGAAGCAAACTTAAGTTAACCTTTTATCTTCAAcccttaacactaacccttaccctgctGTTGCCATGGAGATTGTTGTAGATGATCCTGAAGCGTTTCCTGGTGTAGTTGCACCTGTAAGTCCCGCCCATCAGGTACTCTATCACCAGGCCAATGTCAATTAAGGTCATCTTGTAGTTAGGGGGGAGATTACCCTGGAAACAATTAGAGTCATAGTGAGCCATACTAATCAACAACACCATCAATTACTATTGTTCAAATTAATTCAAACTTTGACAATCAATGGTTGACAAGAAGTCAAAGATGTACCTGTTTGACATCCCTTACGAGGTTGAAGAGCGTGGGATTGGTAGGGGACTGTTTCTGGAACAGAAGAGACACAGATAAAAACACGATGCCCAGCAGGACCATGGATAAACAGACCGTTTAGAAATTATTTTGACAGAATACGAATCAAATGTTAGAATTGAGAGGTTGCACGTGTGATGAGAAATAAGTAAATGGTACCAGCATAGAGCCCTGTGGAGCAtcattacatgtatgtgtgtgaaaTTGGTGAGCCGTGGTGTGTGTTACTGTTATATAGCTCCTCCAGCCGTGTGATGGTAAGGAACCTGTGCATGCTAACCTATTCTCAATCAGGAGCTTCACAAACTCCACACGGTCCATCACTAAGGCATCCAGCATGGCCTGCTCCAACGAACCcacctgcgcacacacacacacacacacacacacacacctcaacatgGATCCAACATTAACTGCACAAACAATGAATAAATACACCAGACCAGTTCAGATTAGTCAAATATAAACAGTCTACTGGCAGCCTTCCCTGTAGCCTGTCCCTTTGGGTCATATAGGACCACTGACTCTGAGTGGCTAGCTTAGGAGATATTTGGGGTTTAAATGACATTTATTCCATTTAGGCTGATACTGATGAACAGCACATTCATAATATGCAGTcttgacagacagccagccacacagacagacagagagccaaccacacagacagacagagagccagccacacagacagacagagagccagccacacagacagacagagagccagccacacagacagacagagagccagccacacagacagacagagagccagccagccagcatagacagacagagagccagccacacagacagacagagagccagccacacaggccaga
Proteins encoded:
- the LOC135538186 gene encoding transient receptor potential cation channel subfamily M member 7-like, which translates into the protein MVLLGIVFLSVSLLFQKQSPTNPTLFNLVRDVKQGNLPPNYKMTLIDIGLVIEYLMGGTYRCNYTRKRFRIIYNNLHGNSRRSGRHSAGPGSHLRKSQESFSIQADKKEKTRHNHFIKTAQPYKPKLESATDQSKKKAKEEIVDIDDPETRRFPYPFNELLMWAVLMNRQKMSLFFWQHGEESMAKALVACKLCRSMGYEAKKSGVVDDTSQELKDYSNEFGTLAVDLLEQSFRQDETMAMKLLTYELKNWSNSTCLKLAVSSRLRPFVAHTCTQLLLSDMWMGRLNMRKNSWYKVILSILVPPAILLLEYKTKAEMSHIPQSQDAHQMTMEDSEHNFHNTTDNIQMVRINMSSSHLFSFLILLCLFWQVHWCYWYYEGPGV